A section of the Lutra lutra chromosome 3, mLutLut1.2, whole genome shotgun sequence genome encodes:
- the EVX2 gene encoding LOW QUALITY PROTEIN: homeobox even-skipped homolog protein 2 (The sequence of the model RefSeq protein was modified relative to this genomic sequence to represent the inferred CDS: inserted 1 base in 1 codon) has protein sequence MMERIRKEMILMERGLHSPTAGKRFSNLSDSAGNAVLEALENSQHPARLSPRLPSAPLHSALGDLPAKGKFEIDTLFNLQHPGSESTVSSEIASAAEGRKKPGHYSEAAAEADMSSDVEVGCSALRSPGGLAAAPLKENNGKGYAESGSAAGTTTSASGSGLGSLHGGGGSGGGGGAALGGSGSGADQVRRYRTAFTREQIARLEKEFYRENYVSRPRRCELAAALNLPETTIKVWFQNRRMKDKRQRLAMSWPHPADPSFYTYMMTHAAATGSLPYPFHSHVPLHYYPHVGVTAAAAAAAASGAAAAASSPFATSIRPLDTFRALSHPYSRPELLCSFRHPGLYQTPAAAAGLNSAASAAAAAAAAAAAASSAAAAGAPPSGGSAPCSCLSCHSSQSAAAAAAAAAAALGSRGGGGGGXGGGGGGAGAAGGSDFGCSAAAPRSESGFLPYSAAVLSKTAVSPPDQRDEAPLTR, from the exons ATGatggaaagaataagaaaagagatgATTCTGATGGAGAGAGGGCTGCACAGCCCCACGGCCGGCAAGCGGTTCTCCAATTTGTCCGATTCGGCTGGCAATGCTGTGCTCGAGGCCCTGGAAAATTCGCAGCACCCGGCTCGCCTCAGCCCGCGCCTGCCGTCCGCCCCCCTGCACAGCGCTCTGGGAGACCTGCCTGCCAAGGGCAAATTCGAAATAGACACTTTGTTCAACCTGCAGCACCCGGGCAGCGAAAGCACCGTCTCCTCCGAAATCGCCTCCGCAGCCGAAGGCCGTAAAAAGCCGGGTCATTATTCAGAGGCGGCCGCCGAGGCGGACATGAGCAGCGACGTGGAGGTGGGCTGCTCGGCGCTGCGCTCCCCTGGCGGCCTTGCCGCCGCGCCGCTCAAGGAAAACAATGGCAAAG GGTACGCGGAGAGCGGCTCTGCCGCCGGCACCACGACGTCTGCGTCGGGCTCTGGCCTTGGCAGCCTGCATGGAGGTGGCGGCAGCGGCGGTGGCGGGGGCGCGGCGCTGGGCGGCTCCGGCTCCGGCGCGGATCAGGTGCGGCGCTACCGCACGGCGTTCACCCGCGAACAGATCGCGCGCTTGGAGAAGGAGTTCTACAGGGAGAACTATGTGTCTCGGCCCCGCCGGTGTGAGCTAGCCGCGGCGCTCAACCTGCCGGAAACCACCATCAAG GTTTGGTTCCAGAACCGGCGCATGAAGGACAAGCGGCAGCGCCTGGCTATGTCGTGGCCGCACCCGGCCGACCCCAGCTTCTACACCTACATGATGACGCACGCGGCCGCCACCGGAAGTCTGCCCTACCCCTTCCACTCGCACGTGCCGCTGCACTACTACCCGCACGTGGGTGTCACGGCTGCAGCCGCGGCGGCCGCGGCCTCCGGCGCAGCGGCCGCGGCCTCGTCGCCCTTCGCCACGTCCATCCGTCCGCTGGACACCTTCCGTGCCCTGTCGCACCCTTACTCGAGGCCGGAGCTGTTGTGCAGCTTCCGCCACCCGGGCCTCTACCAGACGCCAGCGGCCGCCGCGGGGCTCAACAGTGCGGCCTCCGCAGCAGCGGCTGCTGCGGCAGCAGCGGCTGCGGCCTCCTCGGCCGCGGCGGCCGGGGCGCCCCCCAGCGGCGGCTCCGCGCCCTGCTCGTGCCTCAGTTGCCACAGCAGTCAATCCGCCGCCGCGGCCGCGGCAGCCGCCGCCGCGGCCCTGGGCTCCcggggcggtggcggcggcg ggggtggAGGCGGAGGCGGCGCAGGGGCCGCCGGGGGCTCGGACTTCGGCTGCAGCGCCGCGGCGCCTCGCTCCGAGAGCGGCTTCCTGCCCTACTCAGCGGCTGTGCTTAGCAAGACCGCCGTGAGCCCGCCGGACCAGAGGGACGAGGCGCCGCTCACCAGATAA
- the HOXD13 gene encoding homeobox protein Hox-D13 encodes MSRAGSWDMDGLRADGGAAGAAPASSSSSSVAAAAAPGQCRGFLSAPVFAGTHSGRAAAAAAAAAAAAAAASGFAYPGTSERAGSASSSSSSAVVAARPEAPSAKECPAPGAAAAAPPGAPALGYGYHFGNGYYSCRMSHGVGLQQNALKSSPHASLGGFPVEKYMDVSGLASSSVPANEVPARAKEVSFYQGYTSPYQHVPGYIDMVSTFGSGEPRHEAYISMEGYQSWTLANGWNSQVYCAKDQPQGSHFWKSSFPGDVALNQPDMCVYRRGRKKRVPYTKLQLKELENEYAINKFINKDKRRRISAATNLSERQVTIWFQNRRVKDKKIVSKLKDTVS; translated from the exons ATGAGCCGCGCGGGGAGCTGGGACATGGACGGGCTGCGGGCGGACGGTGGGGCCGCCGGAGcggccccagcctcctcctcctcctcgtctgtggcggcggcggcggcgccgggcCAGTGTCGCGGCTTCCTCTCGGCGCCAGTATTCGCCGGGACACACTCCGgacgcgcggcggcggcggcggcggcggccgcggcggcggcggcggcggcctcgGGCTTCGCATACCCCGGGACCTCTGAGCGTGCGGGCTCCGCCTCGTCGTCGTCATCTTCGGCTGTGGTCGCAGCGCGTCCGGAGGCTCCCTCGGCCAAAGAGTGTCCGGCGCCCGGCGCGGCCGCTGCAGCGCCGCCGGGCGCCCCAGCTCTGGGCTACGGCTACCACTTCGGCAACGGCTACTACAGCTGCCGCATGTCACACGGCGTGGGCTTGCAGCAAAACGCTCTCAAGTCGTCGCCGCACGCCTCTCTGGGAGGCTTCCCGGTGGAGAAGTACATGGACGTGTCGGGCCTGGCAAGCAGCAGCGTACCAGCCAACGAGGTGCCCGCCAGAGCCAAGGAGGTGTCCTTCTACCAGGGCTACACGAGCCCCTACCAGCATGTGCCTGGCTACATCGACATGGTGTCTACCTTCGGTTCCGGGGAGCCTCGGCATGAGGCGTACATCTCCATGGAGGGCTACCAGTCCTGGACGCTGGCCAACGGGTGGAACAGCCAGGTGTACTGCGCTAAGGACCAGCCACAGGGCTCCCACTTTTGGAAATCATCCTTTCCAG GGGATGTGGCTCTAAATCAGCCAGATATGTGTGTCTACCGtcgggggaggaagaagagggtaCCCTACACCAAACTGCAGCTCAAAGAACTGGAGAACGAGTATGCCATTAACAAGTTCATTAACAAGGACAAGCGGCGGCGGATCTCGGCTGCCACAAACCTATCCGAGAGACAAGTGACCATTTGGTTTCAGAACCGAAGAGTGAAAGACAAGAAAATCGTCTCCAAGCTCAAAGACACGGTCTCCTGA